From a single Candidatus Obscuribacterales bacterium genomic region:
- a CDS encoding phosphatidate cytidylyltransferase — MSIARLLSAIVAIILALGMIFLGGWYFTAGFGIIVYLGLQEYFQLARAKGIAPAAKTTLIASLTMLVVATLSSELADAVMPVAGTMICFYLLFQPKFATIADIATSVLGLFYGGYLPSYWVRLRSLESNAASLPLWGDWPQNGWALEDLPLGLTLTLITFACIWAADIGAYVFGKLYGKTRLSELSPKKTVEGAVFGITGSMLVAIAGARLLEFPAFWLTGTALGLLIGVASLMGDLTESMMKRDAGVKDSGQLIPGHGGILDRTDSYVFTAPLVYHFVTLLLPLLGYTR, encoded by the coding sequence ATGTCGATAGCCCGCCTCCTCAGTGCAATTGTTGCGATTATCCTGGCTCTTGGGATGATCTTTTTGGGTGGATGGTATTTCACGGCTGGGTTTGGCATCATTGTTTACCTCGGTCTACAAGAATACTTCCAGCTCGCTCGGGCTAAAGGCATCGCGCCTGCCGCCAAAACAACATTGATTGCTAGCCTCACCATGCTAGTCGTCGCTACTCTTTCCTCAGAGCTAGCCGATGCCGTCATGCCCGTTGCTGGCACCATGATTTGCTTTTATCTACTCTTCCAACCCAAATTTGCCACGATCGCTGACATTGCTACCTCCGTTTTGGGCTTATTTTATGGCGGCTACCTCCCCAGTTACTGGGTACGACTGCGATCGCTGGAAAGCAACGCGGCCAGCTTACCGCTCTGGGGTGATTGGCCACAAAACGGCTGGGCCCTAGAGGATCTCCCCCTGGGGCTAACCCTGACCTTGATTACCTTTGCCTGCATCTGGGCAGCGGATATTGGGGCCTATGTGTTTGGCAAACTCTATGGCAAAACTCGACTCTCCGAGCTGAGCCCCAAGAAAACCGTCGAAGGGGCTGTTTTTGGCATCACCGGCAGTATGCTCGTGGCGATCGCTGGGGCACGACTCCTAGAGTTTCCAGCTTTTTGGCTCACGGGTACCGCCCTAGGACTTCTGATTGGCGTAGCTAGCTTAATGGGCGATCTGACAGAATCGATGATGAAACGCGACGCCGGGGTGAAAGACTCTGGGCAGCTCATTCCCGGTCACGGCGGCATCTTGGATCGCACCGACAGCTACGTCTTCACCGCCCCCTTGGTCTACCATTTTGTGACCCTGCTGCTGCCCCTGTTGGGCTATACCCGCTAG
- a CDS encoding DUF3747 domain-containing protein, which produces MKSFLHRIAALTAAATTLSVSAFSALPAIASSPFGQQDVDQNKFVAVASPIGGGSSHQLLILEQVSNSRSCWNEVGNAPVEIDPLLLSFDFTGICGRSTDSNGYSIRMNGEDLGTQYSLRVTRKDGEMVLVGVPFRGQGETLEIGRSNGITNNFAKLSLDDGWRFTKRTYDGRTLGHVYLTYDDGGATPDPNPGGDSSFRDIANDIYAQEINTAVSMGFIAGFMEDNTFRPQAQLTREQLVSMVLESLQTLPDVEMELPTATSRNPFPDVAASRWSAAKIQFAQQSGIVTGYQDGNFRPTQAVTRAELMAVLRRAAEYAQTLQGQPTTLPGNQASFNFTDINGHWANPLISQMSTYCGVASPLNERGSNFAPDSAAQRNYAAAATLRMLDCSTEQ; this is translated from the coding sequence ATGAAATCGTTCCTCCACCGCATCGCTGCCCTGACCGCCGCTGCTACCACCCTTTCTGTTAGTGCGTTCTCAGCCCTTCCAGCGATCGCCTCCAGCCCCTTCGGTCAGCAAGACGTTGATCAAAACAAATTTGTCGCCGTGGCATCCCCCATCGGCGGTGGCAGTTCTCATCAGCTTTTGATCCTCGAACAAGTCTCCAATTCCCGAAGCTGCTGGAATGAAGTGGGTAATGCTCCCGTTGAAATCGATCCCCTCTTGCTGAGCTTCGATTTCACCGGCATCTGCGGTCGCAGCACGGATAGTAATGGCTACTCCATTCGCATGAATGGTGAAGACCTAGGAACGCAGTACAGCCTGCGAGTCACGCGCAAGGATGGTGAAATGGTCTTGGTGGGTGTTCCTTTCCGAGGTCAGGGTGAAACCCTCGAAATTGGTCGCTCCAACGGCATCACTAATAACTTTGCCAAACTTAGCCTTGATGATGGCTGGCGGTTCACCAAGCGTACCTATGACGGACGCACTCTGGGTCATGTGTATCTCACCTATGACGATGGTGGCGCTACGCCCGATCCCAATCCCGGTGGCGACTCTAGCTTCCGTGACATTGCCAACGATATCTATGCTCAGGAAATCAATACCGCTGTGTCCATGGGCTTCATCGCCGGATTTATGGAAGACAACACCTTCCGCCCCCAAGCCCAACTGACGCGGGAACAACTGGTCTCCATGGTGCTAGAGTCGCTGCAAACCTTGCCAGATGTAGAGATGGAATTGCCCACGGCCACCTCCCGTAACCCCTTCCCTGACGTGGCGGCTTCTCGCTGGAGCGCAGCTAAAATCCAGTTTGCCCAACAAAGCGGCATCGTCACCGGTTATCAAGATGGCAACTTCCGCCCAACCCAAGCTGTGACTCGTGCAGAACTGATGGCGGTGCTCCGACGCGCGGCAGAATATGCCCAAACCCTCCAAGGTCAGCCTACGACGTTGCCAGGTAATCAAGCCTCGTTCAACTTCACTGACATTAATGGACATTGGGCCAACCCCCTGATTAGCCAAATGTCTACTTACTGCGGCGTTGCCTCGCCCTTGAATGAGCGGGGAAGCAACTTTGCACCGGATAGCGCTGCTCAACGGAACTATGCTGCCGCTGCTACTCTCCGGATGTTGGATTGCTCGACTGAGCAATAG
- a CDS encoding response regulator transcription factor, protein MELLYRVSDIGMNLTIADQPPRILLVETDDVLAQQISLDLQEAGYEPAIARNAMVGLQQVKEFQPALIVVDRMLSNESGIELCEQLRASGSRIPIVLMMVRESVEDRVACLAAGADDYFLKPYRVDDFLRLIRFYLQPDTPNAEQLRFGDLILDLSTRQAIRGDRTIDLTMKEFELLKFLMEHPRDVLTREQILENVWGYDFVGESNVIEVYVRYLRLKIEHDGDKRLIQTVRGVGYVLRET, encoded by the coding sequence GTGGAGCTGCTCTACCGCGTGAGCGACATCGGGATGAACCTAACGATCGCCGATCAACCCCCTCGAATCCTACTGGTTGAGACAGATGATGTTCTGGCTCAGCAGATTAGCCTCGATCTCCAAGAAGCTGGCTATGAACCGGCGATCGCCCGCAATGCGATGGTCGGTCTTCAGCAGGTCAAAGAGTTTCAGCCAGCTTTGATTGTGGTGGATCGAATGCTCTCTAATGAATCGGGCATAGAACTTTGTGAGCAATTGCGGGCTTCCGGTAGCCGTATTCCCATTGTCTTAATGATGGTGCGCGAGTCGGTGGAGGATCGGGTGGCTTGCCTGGCGGCCGGAGCAGATGACTATTTTCTCAAACCTTACCGCGTGGATGATTTTCTGCGGCTTATCCGGTTCTATCTTCAGCCGGATACGCCCAATGCAGAGCAGTTGCGTTTTGGGGATTTGATTTTGGATCTATCTACCCGTCAAGCTATTCGGGGCGATCGCACCATTGACTTGACGATGAAGGAATTTGAGCTACTCAAGTTTCTCATGGAACATCCAAGGGATGTGCTGACGCGGGAGCAAATCCTTGAAAATGTTTGGGGGTATGACTTCGTGGGTGAATCGAACGTCATTGAGGTGTATGTGCGCTACCTACGCCTCAAGATTGAACATGATGGCGATAAGCGGCTGATTCAAACCGTGCGCGGGGTTGGGTATGTGCTTCGCGAAACCTAA